The following DNA comes from Sparus aurata chromosome 3, fSpaAur1.1, whole genome shotgun sequence.
CAAAACAGTAGAACTAAGGTATTGTATAATTGAACACACTGCCAGATTaatattttcaattatttttattgaaggGCTTGGGCATGCACTGCATTTATAGCTTATTATGACCGCTCGCCCATGAATTAAAGGTACAAAACCAAAAACGTGCCTTCCTGCTGCTTTTGTAAGGGGCCTTTTGGCAAGTGGACATGTGCCTAGTTATCTGCTGGGCTCCACTTTTGGATGCAAACTTGTGCACCACAATTATCATAAACTTCAGTACAACACAAACAGTACAATGTTTAGACAGTCTCTTCTCTGGAGGTCTTTAATTTGTCATGTctatgaaatgtgatttttaatctcatcatttgaattattttctggttttaatctttattttctttaactgGTGGAGACGGGTTTACATAGGAGGCAGGGGCATCCAAaagcctctctccctctttctctctggtttataatttatttattgatctCCGCCTCTATAACGTCCATTATTTTAGACCCTCACAACCTGAAGATTATAACTGGAGCTCTTGTACAAacacctgcaggacacacaACAGTCCCACAGTTTACATCTATCAATTCAAATAAACTTTATGGCATGCATGAAGTTACACCACtgacacatttaaatgacaTATTATAGAATGACGACATTTTACAcaagaaaactaaatacattAATTTGTTGCACAGAACCTGCATggtcacacacacgcacgtagGTACGCACGCACGCGCGTCACTGAAGGCCATGGAAACAGAACGTTGACCAAAGCTATAAAAGCTGCAGACCTCATTTATTTCTCATTCGCGCATTAAACTTTGACAAGTTGACCTACCGCGGATTTGTTGTTGGAAAGTTGCAATCTGGGAAACCCGATCGACTGGAAAACTTCTACTTAACCAAACCCTTTGGATTTTACCTGTTCACCTGGAAGACTTCAGCGCAGGGATACCTTTTTTGGATTATACCTGTTCACCTGAAGTCTTCATCGCTGACGAACCTTTTTTGAATTAAACCTGATCACCTGTAAGGCTTCATCTCAGACAAAGCTTTTGGATTATACCTTATCACCTGTAAGATTCTTTGCAAACAAATCTTTTGGATTACTTTGCTCTAGGACAACTACCGCCAGAAGAAGACCATCTTTAACTTCTGGAGAAGTGGCCTCCGGTTGACCCCCTGGGGCGAGACACCTGCTGTCCTGAGTCTCTGCAGGTAGGACATCTTTTATTATCACACCAAATGTATTAATTCATCTTCTTAAACGTGTAAAAGTTGTTTTCGGTTGACAATGTGCATATACTCTTGGTAAATTGGTGAATTTATAAATAGGATATTGATAGCATTTAAGCTAGCCTTTCGTAAACGGTCAGTTTTTGGTGATACTGGACGATTTCTCTgtgtaaaatgatttttaatgtttaagaATGTGCTGAAAGTCCCGCGACAGATGAGGAATGTGTTCACGgttgttttgtgatttttaaatactgttatttttgtttgaggGATTAACTGTTTAGATAATTATGGTCGAACATTTAGGGGAAAAGATGGCGACAgggcctttttttaaaaaaaacaacatttttgtcgCGTGCACCATGGAGACGATGGAACGTTAGGAGATGAGAACGTGCAGGTGTAAACACACCAGGCCGTCTCTCTGTGTACAGCTGAGATAGCTGCTGTAATTGTTGAAACTGAACTTAAGGTGTAACCGGATACGTTGTTAGAGAGAGTTCAAgttcacacttttatttatataatatatatatattcatatatgaaGGCCTTTTCACTGCTGTGTCCAGTCAGCGCTCAGAACTTGTACGTTACTTTACGTGTTGGTATTGACCATATTGGGCAGAGATGACAGTCAGGTCCTGCCGCCATACCACCGTCTCCTCCATGGTTTCAGACATGGTTCTGTTCTCGGAGGATATTCCTACTTGTGTTCTTTGGAGGATAGGCCTACTTACTTTACATTAgagtttttcataaaaaaatgagTCAACTGGTACTCAAATCTGTGACACTGCATCATATTTTGTCCAGTTGTAAAATGAATTAATCCTGGAGATAAGTTGTTTGTTAATTTGACCTTTAAATGCATCAGTGAATACCCTAATCAGactcatctctgtctctccaatagttttaattttattgtcaAAGCCTCTTGTAATATTTGTGTTTAGTTCTTTTTCCCATTTCGCTTGAACATATTCCGTATTGTTCCCTTTCTGCCTCTGAAGACCCTGGTGTAGTTTAGACattgtttatgttgtgttgtAGGCTTCAATTAGGACATTAATCACTGCATTACACTCATCAGAGAATTCTGGTTTTATTAGTTTTTCATATAAATCACTAATCTGTGGATACCTGTAGAAATCATTAATATTTAGTGGAAATTCCCCTGATTTTGCTCAGACCTCAGATGATCAGTTGATCACTGAAATGTGGAATATGACATAAATACATGATTGTCCTTGTAAAGACCTGAAACGGcagttaaacatgttttgtgtcatCTAATCATTGACATGGAAGAAACCACAGGATGGtagcaaaaataaatatgctCAATGTCTGAAACGTTGTTATGATCCTCCACAGGGAATGAAAGTAACATCTCCCTTGTcttgttttcacctgttttgtttcagtattCTGAGAGACAATATGGGATCCAGCGTATCCAACGAGTCCACCTCATCTTCCGAGATGAACCCCGTCCAGCTCCCCAGCGTATATGACGTCCAGAAAGTTCTGGGAGAGGGCTGCTTTGGACAGGTgttgaaatgttggaaaaaggaCATCAAGCAGACTGTGGCTGTGAAGATTCCTAAATTCTTTGACGAAGACACCGTCAATGAGGTGAGAGGTGTTGATTTTGATGTTCACGGTTGTAAAAGATAGTGTATAGTCAGAGGTGCAGTAACTGACTCATGCAAACAAGCAATTCCTTTTGATTTAAGCTACTTTAAGCCATCTGCAAATGTCACTAAATAAAGATATAGTTATTAAAGTTTACACTAACTTTTAAGCACCACATTATAAAGACTTCACACGTTGACACATTaactgactgtaaaaaaaataatcatatcaAACTTGCTGCGTGTCTCCAGGTTTCCATGCTGAGACGGTTCAAGCGCCTCAAACTCGACCAGCACAACATCGTCGAGTTCATCGATTACTTTCAAACCAAACATGGAAAGGCAATCGTGTTGGAGATGTTGGATATCAGCCTGGGCGACTACCTTGAAATGACAAGTTTTGCGCCTATGCTTCTGAgtgacatcagcagcatcaTCCAGCAGGTACAGAaaccatcagcaccatcagatAGAAAACAAAGCACTGAGCACTCTGTCACTTTTAAGCTTTGGTACATTCTTACTGACCTTGTACTTACAGATGGGGACAGCATTTGAGGCGTTGAAGGGGATTGGGGTGATCCATGGTGACGTGCACCTCTTCAACATCATGATGGAGAATCACCAAACACGACCCTTCAGAGTCAAGCTTATTGACTTCGGTGGTGCCATTTCCACATCAGAAGCCACCCAGGGCAAGCTCCTGCAACCGCTGGCTTTTAGGTGGGCTTCATTCTTTTTATTACTACACTGGACTGAGTTAGTAGTTTACAATTTATTGCTCCTTCCCTATGACAGTGTAAACATCCTGTGTAATATTTGTTCTTCACATTCAGGTCTCCAGAAATCATACTGGGCTGTCCATTTTCTGAGGCCATTGACATGTGGTCCCTGGGCTGTCTGATGTTCATCATGATCTGCGGCAAACAGCTGTTCAGTGGATGCTGTGGATATGAAGTAGTAAGTCACATTTGTCACCAGTTTGTCAGTTAGTCATACTTGTGTGTCATCACCCGTGCTTGTGGTTTTGCTGTAATTGATGCTCCATGTACAACAATGAGTAATCTAAAGGTGGGAATCGAAAGGAAATTTTGAAAATAGGAAATGAGAAACCATCCTAGTGTTTTGttcaaacagatgaaaaaatgCTCTTAATTTACTTTGAGTGTGACAAGAGAAGTAATCTTATGTTTATTGGTTCAAAGAACTTTGTACCTTAGCTACGATGGCaggtgttagcattagcatgttgTAAAAGGATGACCTGCcctactttgcctctgattggccaatCTTAGTCCTCGTGCTTCAACTAACCAGACCGACGAGAACTGGCCTGTCTGATACGGCGATGCATTACTTTGCCCTCCTGACAACAATACTTCCTCTTACATGTTTTGATGTAATGCTGTGTTTAATCTCCAGCTGCGGAGCATCATTAATCTACTAGGTCAGCCAGAAGACCTTGTTCTCAGTACTGGTCTAAGGACAAAGAAGTACTTCAACTGGACTGAGTCAAACAGCTGGGAGCTCAAGGTACCACAGTGAAACCTTCTCTGACCTTTAatcttttatcagatttttttcttgttaacaTTTCCCTACATTTAACAGTCTGTCATTCCGATTGATTCTGAAGAACATTGATACAAACACTTTGAACCTTCTTTCAGACATCTTTTGAGTATTTCAGATGTCACCTGAGCAGTGTCAACAAGGACCACAATCTCCAGTCTCTGGACGATCTCAAAGAAGTAAGTGTGAAGTAACTTTGATTGTCACAATGATCGATTGTCTTTTCTCGATGGTGGATTTGACCGTTGTTTCCTCAACTAGATTCGTCTAGAGGAAAATAATGAAGCTGAGGCCGCAGAGCGAGAGCAGTGCATCGAGCTCCTGAAGGCAATGCTGAAGACGGATGAGGATGAGAGGATCACTCCCCGTGAAGTCCTCATTCATCCGTTTTTCACCAAAGACTACCCAAAGTAAGTGTGTATGTGATGTGAGTCCTATAAGTAGTGCTTTGTTAGTTAGTGATGATTTATCATTTGACCAGTGTCCTGTCGTGTTTCTGGGATATGAGTGTAACAGCGACTGTGTCTTTTTGTAGCAATGGGGCTTTGGCAGCTGCATCCTCTTTGGTCCGATGGAAGCCAATGGAAAATCTGGCGAGTGCACTCGGTGAGCCTGCTACCACTCCTCTGATGGATGACGTAAGCACCGTCATCCAAACAGACGGCTGCACGCCATCTCCAGAAGTTCCACCAGCAGGTGTGATCCAAGTTCTGCCAGCGACAGCTGAGAACACGCTGCTGCTGGAAGGTCAGGGGAGCAAAGTCAGGTGAGATGTCTTCCTCTGGTCACGACACCcatttttcagattaaaaaaatagttCAGATCGCCAAAAATAATAGCAGAGACATGATtcttgatgatgtcatgacaGTAACAggataattgtgtgtgtgtgtgttttcatgttcagtGGCAGGACTTACATTGTCAAGTTCTCAGGAAGTTCGGCCTTCACTTCCGTGTTCTCAAATAAGGACTGCACTCCATCTCCCACGTTTCTGCTCTCAGGTGTGATCCTGGTTCGGCCTGTGATAGCCCAGCACACGCTGATGGAAGATCAGGAGAGTGCAGTCAGGTGAGATGATGAAAAATAGTTTCAAAAACTGTTGCCTTGTTTTTCACTCACTTCCACATCAAATCAAGACTTACTACAAGAGGTTTTAGTCCACAGGAGCGTCGGAAAGAACAAAAATTAAAAGTTCTTAGTTGCATATGATCAGGATGTGATGACAATATCAGGAATGACAGTCTAACTGACATTTTTGtggtgttttcagttttcagtctggCCTGAATGAAACATCATGGTCCTCAGTGATCAACACTGAAAGTAGCACAGAGTCCTCGGTATGTGAGGACTCGGGCTCAGGTGGTACGTAACAGACACGTCAACTTGCGTCTGAACTGTCGTGCAATTTGGAGTATGGCTGAGGTCGTCAGTGTCCTTTGACTTTCAGAAAACATGGGGGCAGAGAAGAAGCCTCAGAAGAAAAGGAATTGCTTCCGACGTGTCTTCTCCTGGATGAAGAAGACCTTCAGGTCATGTGTTACCTCTGTTGATGCTTCGGCCTGTGACAGCTGAGCATGAAGCATGAGCATGAACATGCTGCCGCTGGAAGGTCAGGGGGGCAAAGTCAGGTGAGATGTCTTTCTCAAGTCACGACACCGATTTCTCAGATCAGTCAGTAGTTCAGCTCCCCAGAAATAATAGCAGTTACATGGTTCAAGACAGTGAcagaatcattgtgtgtgtgtgtttacatattCAGTGGCAGGACTTACATTGTCAAGACCTCAGGAAGTTCAGGTTTCACTTCCTTGAGTGAGTACTGTGACTGTGAGCCTGCTGCCCCTCCTCTgacagatgatgatgtcattaacATCCAACCAGCCTGCGACAGCCCAGCGCACACTGCTGGAAGATCAGGAGATTGCAGTCAGGTGAGATGATGAAAAATAGTATCAAAACCTGTTTGACTTTCACTCACTAGATCCTGATCTAGCTTTAAATAGATACAAAGTTCAGCACCATTACAGAGGaccaattttacattttattagattTCATTTTATTGGCACAAAACAACTTCCCCACTGTGAACAATAACACTGAGATACAATGGTTCCTGCTACAGGATCTTAACGGGGCAGTATTTTTAATccgaagagaaagatcttcactgactgaaattttttttatacttacaaacttaataaacagtctctctttgttttcatgactgaataaacaaggtgatcttaaaggacaacacaatgtcatactgttttactttgtttatagcACCTTTCTAGCCTTAAACAATATTCTGGAGACTGAATTGTGCATCGTTATAAAAGTTGTGATGCTCAAATTAATGTCTTTTGATCCAATATTAGTATTCAGATGTAGTTTACTGCAGATGTAAGAAGAGGTATcttattttaaagtgttttaaaagttttagaagattgatctgtgtttttgtctgttggTGTAGCAGCGTCAGTGGTGGCATCCACCTCACGGGCAGCTGTGATGGAGGCCTCGACCTGTCAGAGAGCTGTGGAGGAACCACGTCCCCCGCAGACAGTCCCGGTCCTCTCACAGAACACACCAGCGGACAGCCATGGTGCAGCTGccgcacacacagactccagtGACCGTGCATGTGAGTGACATGTATCATGGAGTACATTGTAAGCCCCGCCTCCTGACTGCATGATCTTGAAACAGCAGTCacatctctgtcctcctctgcaggACTCACACATagtccagccaatcagaggatgTGGAGCATCACCTGGTGATGGAGCAGCTTGATCCTCCACCAAGTCCACCCAGCGCAGAGCATCAgctgccctcctctcctcactgtGGACTTCTGTGATGTCATGCAGATGGATCAATGGATGTGTAGATAGATGTACAGATAGatgtttatataaatatataaatagatatatAGAGACATGTCTAGATAGATTTTAAGATAGATGTATGAATTGATGTgtgtatatactatatatatatgtatggaTTGATGTATAGATATTTGTATGGATTGATGTTTAGATCTATGCatagatatatgtatagatTGATGTATAGATATGTGTGTAGATTGATGTGTAGATATATGTATGGATATATGTACAGATAGATGTTTACATAAATGTATAGATAGATATCTAGAGAGATGTAGAGATATATGTTCAGATGTATGTATAGATGTCTAGATAGATTTTAAGATAGATGTATGAATTGATGTGTATAATGTATGAATtgatgtgtatatgtgtgtatggaTTGATGTTtagatatgtgtatatatatacatagatgtaTGTATAGATTGATGTGtagatatatgtatagatatattTACAGATATATGTATGGATTGATGCTTACATAGATGTATAGATAGATGTAGAGATATATGTATCGACAGATAAGATTTTATTACAGtaaacttttttaaattgtatttcatCAGTTCAATATgattcattttctgtatttACATTCTAAATACACCAAAACCTTTGTTGCATcacactgacttttttttttttttctaattcatattttttcacagtAGAGTTTAATTAATTGATAACTACAGGATACATAAAGCTGTGTTTAACATAATTAATAACTTGATacatgagacagagacaaaagCCAAAGCTCCGTACACATTAAGGATCAGAAACCACAGCAGTGTTTAAGCCAGTAACTGCAGTGGTTCATCAGTGGGAAATGTTCCTTatacaaggtaaacaaacacaacaacaacacaaacaaacaataagtCAGGGTGCTATTTCTAGCAAATATGGATAGGGTGTGGTAGCCACAACTCCacaaaaagctgtttttgaGGTGTTAGTGCTTCGTCTACACTCATTTGTATTTCTGGGCATCCTGACACGCTGGGACGTGTTGTTGACTCCTGCTGTCCTCAATTTGAATGAAAGCATTAAAGTgaaaagtttttaaattgtCTTAACCAGTAATACCTGTCTTGGCAGGTAGTCCAGTCATTTATTTTAGAGAAATGGAGAAAATATTGTGTatgttgtatgtgtttttatatggtaatatgtattatataataCAGTCTTATGTGTATGTAttgagatagatagatagatagaaagata
Coding sequences within:
- the LOC115578363 gene encoding homeodomain-interacting protein kinase 1-like isoform X1 is translated as MGSSVSNESTSSSEMNPVQLPSVYDVQKVLGEGCFGQVLKCWKKDIKQTVAVKIPKFFDEDTVNEVSMLRRFKRLKLDQHNIVEFIDYFQTKHGKAIVLEMLDISLGDYLEMTSFAPMLLSDISSIIQQMGTAFEALKGIGVIHGDVHLFNIMMENHQTRPFRVKLIDFGGAISTSEATQGKLLQPLAFRSPEIILGCPFSEAIDMWSLGCLMFIMICGKQLFSGCCGYEVLRSIINLLGQPEDLVLSTGLRTKKYFNWTESNSWELKTSFEYFRCHLSSVNKDHNLQSLDDLKEIRLEENNEAEAAEREQCIELLKAMLKTDEDERITPREVLIHPFFTKDYPNNGALAAASSLVRWKPMENLASALGEPATTPLMDDVSTVIQTDGCTPSPEVPPAGVIQVLPATAENTLLLEGQGSKVSGRTYIVKFSGSSAFTSVFSNKDCTPSPTFLLSGVILVRPVIAQHTLMEDQESAVSFQSGLNETSWSSVINTESSTESSVCEDSGSGENMGAEKKPQKKRNCFRRVFSWMKKTFRSCVTSVDASACDS
- the LOC115578363 gene encoding homeodomain-interacting protein kinase 1-like isoform X2 codes for the protein MGSSVSNESTSSSEMNPVQLPSVYDVQKVLGEGCFGQVLKCWKKDIKQTVAVKIPKFFDEDTVNEVSMLRRFKRLKLDQHNIVEFIDYFQTKHGKAIVLEMLDISLGDYLEMTSFAPMLLSDISSIIQQMGTAFEALKGIGVIHGDVHLFNIMMENHQTRPFRVKLIDFGGAISTSEATQGKLLQPLAFRSPEIILGCPFSEAIDMWSLGCLMFIMICGKQLFSGCCGYEVLRSIINLLGQPEDLVLSTGLRTKKYFNWTESNSWELKTSFEYFRCHLSSVNKDHNLQSLDDLKEIRLEENNEAEAAEREQCIELLKAMLKTDEDERITPREVLIHPFFTKDYPNNGALAAASSLVRWKPMENLASALGEPATTPLMDDVSTVIQTDGCTPSPEVPPAGVIQVLPATAENTLLLEGQGSKVSGRTYIVKFSGSSAFTSVFSNKDCTPSPTFLLSGVILVRPVIAQHTLMEDQESAVSSVSGGIHLTGSCDGGLDLSESCGGTTSPADSPGPLTEHTSGQPWCSCRTHRLQ